A single window of Helicobacter pylori NCTC 11637 = CCUG 17874 = ATCC 43504 = JCM 12093 DNA harbors:
- a CDS encoding NADH-quinone oxidoreductase subunit G, producing the protein MITMNINGKMIECQEGQSVLEAARSAGIYIPTICYLSGCSPTVACKMCMVEMDGKRIYSCNTKAKNNATILTNTPTLMDERKSIMQTYDVNHPLECGVCDKSGECELQDMTHLTGVEHQPYAVADDFKALDFWAKALYDPNLCIMCERCVTTCKDNVGENNLKATKADLHAPDKFKDSMSKDAFSVWSRKQKGIISFVGSVPCYDCGECIAVCPVGALSYKDFAYTANAWELKKIHSTCSHCSAGCLISYDVRHFDTLGEESKIFRVLNDFYHNPICGAGRFAFDVSSSPKGSVNLKEAQNALKECEAVRIGGDITNEEAFLIERLRKELDFKIYNQEVYHFQQFLKVLGEVKRPNIEEIKTSNLVVTIGSSIKTENPLVRYAINNALKLNKASLIAMHPIKDNALANLCRSSFCITHEVGAEEILLGMLLKMLNIESAALKSLEDSKQSIVDEAALKALEEERKKALEQAEQGCSIGENKAENQEEDITEAAAPKENQEENKTEVKEEKIEVPTKTTYLLLEEAGINLETYEKILALLQKSNNTLLVVGEEIYSHKQAHNIAKMLRLLAQKSAIKLILIPPSANALGIASICQLSEEIFEHEKIVGIRAQGDFTINSDDRVFGKDAVSKVDFILPSLNQIEGTITNVEGRVLPLKPALRFEGYDLSDIVQGFGFVEENLTECTHKLPTEAGFKAIEFDHLTNYFTNDRANHRGYLLGASHFEKSAKECETIECEPIKPLKEKIAFNAYLKYPETQFNNATHKSENLQLKAGVYVSKAFLKKLNKEVGQNITLSKEEEELTGVLYLDESLDQDVFVISPSLLTNHSNFFREGVFDSVDLKEQA; encoded by the coding sequence ATGATCACAATGAATATCAATGGCAAAATGATTGAATGCCAAGAGGGACAAAGCGTTTTAGAGGCTGCTAGGAGTGCTGGGATCTACATCCCTACTATTTGCTATTTAAGCGGTTGCTCGCCCACAGTCGCATGCAAAATGTGCATGGTTGAAATGGATGGCAAACGCATTTATAGCTGCAACACGAAAGCCAAAAATAACGCCACCATTCTCACTAACACCCCCACGCTCATGGATGAAAGAAAAAGCATCATGCAAACTTATGATGTCAACCACCCCTTAGAGTGTGGCGTGTGCGATAAGAGCGGGGAGTGCGAATTGCAAGACATGACGCATTTAACCGGCGTGGAGCACCAACCTTATGCGGTGGCTGATGATTTTAAAGCGCTGGATTTTTGGGCAAAAGCCTTGTATGACCCTAATTTGTGCATCATGTGCGAAAGGTGCGTAACCACTTGCAAGGACAATGTGGGCGAAAACAACCTCAAAGCCACTAAAGCCGACTTGCATGCTCCGGATAAATTTAAAGACAGCATGTCCAAAGACGCTTTTAGCGTGTGGAGTCGCAAGCAAAAAGGCATTATTTCTTTTGTGGGCAGCGTGCCTTGCTATGATTGCGGGGAATGCATTGCGGTATGCCCTGTGGGCGCTTTGAGCTATAAAGATTTCGCTTACACGGCTAACGCATGGGAGTTAAAAAAGATCCATTCTACTTGTTCGCATTGCTCGGCTGGGTGTTTGATTTCTTATGATGTGCGCCATTTTGATACTCTAGGCGAAGAATCTAAGATTTTTAGGGTGCTTAATGATTTTTACCATAACCCTATTTGTGGGGCAGGCCGGTTTGCTTTTGATGTGAGTTCTAGCCCTAAAGGCAGCGTTAATCTTAAAGAAGCGCAAAACGCCCTCAAAGAATGCGAAGCGGTGCGAATAGGTGGGGATATTACGAATGAAGAGGCGTTTTTAATAGAGCGTTTAAGAAAAGAGCTTGATTTTAAAATCTACAATCAAGAAGTGTATCATTTCCAGCAATTCTTAAAAGTATTGGGCGAAGTTAAACGCCCCAATATTGAAGAGATTAAAACTTCCAATTTGGTCGTTACGATAGGATCTTCTATCAAAACAGAAAACCCTTTAGTGCGCTATGCTATTAATAACGCTCTCAAACTCAATAAAGCTTCTTTAATCGCTATGCACCCTATTAAGGATAACGCGCTAGCGAATTTGTGCCGAAGCTCTTTTTGCATCACCCATGAAGTGGGGGCTGAAGAAATCCTTTTAGGCATGCTTTTAAAAATGCTTAACATTGAAAGCGCGGCTCTAAAAAGCTTAGAAGATTCCAAGCAAAGCATTGTGGATGAAGCGGCTCTTAAAGCCTTAGAAGAAGAGCGAAAAAAAGCTTTAGAACAAGCCGAGCAAGGGTGCAGTATTGGAGAAAATAAGGCAGAAAATCAAGAAGAGGATATAACAGAAGCAGCTGCCCCAAAAGAAAATCAAGAAGAAAACAAGACAGAGGTTAAAGAAGAAAAAATTGAAGTCCCTACCAAAACCACTTATTTGTTGCTTGAAGAAGCGGGCATCAATTTAGAAACTTATGAAAAAATTCTCGCTCTTTTGCAAAAATCAAATAACACCTTGCTAGTAGTTGGCGAAGAAATTTATAGCCACAAACAAGCCCACAATATCGCTAAAATGTTGCGTTTGCTAGCCCAAAAAAGCGCTATTAAACTCATTCTTATCCCTCCAAGCGCGAACGCTTTAGGCATCGCTTCTATTTGTCAATTGAGCGAAGAAATTTTTGAACATGAAAAAATTGTAGGCATTCGCGCTCAAGGGGATTTCACTATCAATAGCGACGATAGGGTTTTTGGAAAAGACGCTGTGAGTAAAGTGGATTTTATTTTGCCAAGTCTCAACCAGATAGAAGGCACGATCACTAATGTTGAAGGGCGTGTGTTGCCCTTAAAACCGGCTTTGAGGTTTGAGGGCTATGACTTGAGCGATATTGTGCAAGGCTTTGGCTTTGTGGAAGAAAATCTCACAGAATGCACCCACAAACTCCCTACAGAAGCGGGCTTTAAAGCCATAGAATTTGATCATCTAACCAACTATTTCACTAACGATAGAGCCAATCACAGAGGCTATCTATTAGGAGCAAGCCATTTTGAAAAGAGCGCTAAAGAATGCGAAACCATAGAATGCGAGCCTATCAAGCCTTTAAAAGAAAAAATCGCTTTCAACGCGTATTTAAAATACCCAGAAACGCAATTCAATAACGCTACCCATAAAAGCGAGAATTTGCAATTAAAAGCCGGTGTCTATGTGTCTAAAGCTTTCTTAAAAAAATTGAATAAAGAAGTGGGGCAAAACATCACTTTATCTAAAGAAGAAGAGGAATTAACAGGCGTTTTGTATCTTGATGAAAGCTTGGATCAAGATGTGTTTGTCATTTCGCCTTCTCTTTTGACAAACCATTCTAACTTTTTTAGAGAGGGCGTGTTTGATAGCGTGGATTTAAAGGAGCAAGCATGA